The stretch of DNA GTTCAGCACGACGATCAGCAGGATGGCGATACTATCGATATACTCGCCCAGCATACCTGAAATGACTGTCGCAACAAGCAGCACCAGAACCATGAAGTCCTTGAATTGTCCAAAGAACAGCGCAAGCTGCGAAATGCCTTTCTCTTCTTTCCATTCATTCCTTCCGTCCCGCTTCAGCCGCTGCTGTACTTCTTTTGTGCTAAGTCCTTTGTGAGGATCGGAATTTGTTTGTTCAGCTGTTTCATCTGCTGAAATCTGATACCATCGCACATTGCATACCTCCACCCTTATTTCTAAAGTAAATGTATGCGTGCTTGTCCGATAAAATGCTATACTAGCAGAGAATGAGGTGAAACATTATGGCATTTGACGGAATCGTAACCAGGGCAATGGCCAAGGAGCTCCACGACACATTGGCAACTGGCCGTTTATCAAAAATATACCAGCCGACCGATACAGAAATCGTGCTCACCTTCCGCAGTCAAGGGAAGAATCACGCACTGGTCCTATCGGCGCATCCGAGCTATGCACGTGTGCATATCACAGACGATACTTACCAAAATCCGCAGAACCCGCCAATGTTCTGCATGCTTCTAAGAAAGCATCTGGCAGGCGGATTCCTGGAAAAAGTGGAGCAATATGAGAACGAACGGATCCTCCAGCTGAGCTTTGTCAGCAAGGACGAGCTTGGAGACACGACATCCAAGCGGATCATCATGGAAGTGATGGGAAAGCATAGCAACATCATGCTGGTCGATAACGAAACGGACATGATCATCGACAGCATCAAACATATATCCTCCAGTGTGAACCGGCACCGCACCATCCTGCCGGGGCAGACATACAAACTGCCGCCGAGTCAGGAAAAGCTGAATCCATTTAAGCTGGAAGCCGCCGAGTTTGCTCGGAAGCTGGACTTCAATGCAGGGAAAATGAACAAACAGATTTTGAACCTGCTGCAAGGCGTATCTCCTGTTTTGGCCAATGAACTCGCAGAACGGGCCTATATGGGCGATACAGAAAAATATGCGGAAGTTTTCGCCGGATTCTTCGAAAAGCTTAAGCAGGATGATTATGAGCCTACTTATTTCAAAGGCAAAAAAGAAGACTTTTATGTCATGGATCTCACTTCCATCGAAGGCAGCCGGGAACATTATGATTCGATGAGCGAGCTTATCGACAGCTTCTACTCCGGAAAAGCAGAACGCGACCGGGTCAAACAGCAGGCAGGCGACTTGATCCGCTTCCTGAAAAATGAACGGGAAAAGAACATCCGCAAGCTCAGCATCCACGAGAATACGCTGAAAAAAGCCGAAGAAGCGGACATCTATCAGCGTAAGGGAGAATTGCTCACAGCCCATATGCATCAAATCAAGCAAGGTGATACCGAAGCTGTCGTCACGGATTATTATGATCCGGAACAAAAGCAGCTCACCATTGCACTAAACCCGCATAAAACACCGAGCGAAAACGCCCAAAGCTATTTCAAACAGTATAACAAGCTGAAGAAATCGCGTACGATGGTCGAATTGGAGCTGGAAAAAACGAATGCGGAAATCGACTATCTGGATCAGCTGATCCAGCAGGTCGAAGGCGCCCGGGAGCAGGATGTCGAGGAGATCCGGGAGGAGTTGCGGGAGCAAGGTTATCTGAAAGCAAAAACGCAGCAGAAGAAAAACAAGAAATCAAACCTTCCAGAACCGGAAACATACACTGCAACCGACGGTACGACCATACTTGTGGGACACAATAACAAGCAGAATGAATATTTGACGATGAAGCTTGCAAACAAGCAAGATACTTGGCTTCATACGAAGGATATCCCAGGTTCCCATGTGGTGATCCGCTCTGCAGAACCGTCCGAGGAAACGTTGGAAGAAGCAGCTAAACTGGCTGCGTGGTTCAGTAAATCCAGACTTTCCTCCTCTGTGCCTGTCGACTACACAAAGATTCGGCATGTGAAGAAACCGAATGGCGCCAAGCCTGGTTTCGTGACATATGACCAGCAGAAGACATTATACGTCACGCCGGAGGAGAATCTCGTAAAACGATTGGCAAATAAATAAGGAAGTGCGCTCTGACAGCGCACTTCCGTATTTTATTATCTTGTAATAAAAGTTGCCGGCCAGATATGTACCGTATGCATCCTGTGCAAAATCCGGCACTTCCCCAAACAATACATACCCCTCCGACTTATAAAGCTTATTGGCAGGTCCCTCTTTTTCCGTATCAAGCAAGAGCAAGGTCTTGCCATCTTGCTTCGCCACTTGCTCCGCATGCTGCAAAAGATTCCTGGCAACGCCTTTCCTTCTCGCTTTCGGACTTGTCATCAATTTGGCAATTTCCGCCCGATGCTGCCCGTTTTCCTTATCGCTGTAATGGAGTTGGACAGTCCCGGCGATTCGGCCGTCAAGCAAAGCGATGAACAGACGGACATGTTCCGATAGCACTGACTTCCAATAGTTCAAAGCAGTCTCTTTGCTCATCGGATGCAAGTAATTCATCGATGCACCGTCAGCGACAACAGTTTGGAACAGACTTGCCAGTTCTTCTTTACATGGTTCGATCTGTGTGATTTCTTGGAATTCCATAAGTCCTGCCTCCTATTCGGATAAAATTCGCTTCAATGCCTCTGGCGCAATTCCAGCGAAATACCGAGCTGCCGGAAGCAAAGCAGCTTCTTGTAATGTATATCGTGCATGATGGAGGCCATATTCCTGTTCCACGCCTATCCGCACAAATGCTCCTTTGATTTTTTCCTGGTAAAAAGAAAAGTCTTCTCCTCCTGCAGAAGGCTCTAACACAGTCACTTTATAGCCATT from Terribacillus sp. FSL K6-0262 encodes:
- a CDS encoding NFACT RNA binding domain-containing protein is translated as MAFDGIVTRAMAKELHDTLATGRLSKIYQPTDTEIVLTFRSQGKNHALVLSAHPSYARVHITDDTYQNPQNPPMFCMLLRKHLAGGFLEKVEQYENERILQLSFVSKDELGDTTSKRIIMEVMGKHSNIMLVDNETDMIIDSIKHISSSVNRHRTILPGQTYKLPPSQEKLNPFKLEAAEFARKLDFNAGKMNKQILNLLQGVSPVLANELAERAYMGDTEKYAEVFAGFFEKLKQDDYEPTYFKGKKEDFYVMDLTSIEGSREHYDSMSELIDSFYSGKAERDRVKQQAGDLIRFLKNEREKNIRKLSIHENTLKKAEEADIYQRKGELLTAHMHQIKQGDTEAVVTDYYDPEQKQLTIALNPHKTPSENAQSYFKQYNKLKKSRTMVELELEKTNAEIDYLDQLIQQVEGAREQDVEEIREELREQGYLKAKTQQKKNKKSNLPEPETYTATDGTTILVGHNNKQNEYLTMKLANKQDTWLHTKDIPGSHVVIRSAEPSEETLEEAAKLAAWFSKSRLSSSVPVDYTKIRHVKKPNGAKPGFVTYDQQKTLYVTPEENLVKRLANK
- a CDS encoding GNAT family N-acetyltransferase — its product is MEFQEITQIEPCKEELASLFQTVVADGASMNYLHPMSKETALNYWKSVLSEHVRLFIALLDGRIAGTVQLHYSDKENGQHRAEIAKLMTSPKARRKGVARNLLQHAEQVAKQDGKTLLLLDTEKEGPANKLYKSEGYVLFGEVPDFAQDAYGTYLAGNFYYKIIKYGSALSERTSLFICQSFYEILLRRDV